Sequence from the Zeugodacus cucurbitae isolate PBARC_wt_2022May chromosome 2, idZeuCucr1.2, whole genome shotgun sequence genome:
TGTTGAAAGTGTCATCTTTAATTGTTTCAATTTGTACTTCTGCTATATATTcagatttttcagttttttcaacATTAATTTCTGTAATTTCATTATCTGcttcttcaatattttcgtCTTGTGATTGAGTGACTACATTATTTTGTACATCTTCTTTAACTTCGGTAGTATCTTCATTGTCActtaaattcttcaaatttgatttattttcatcaTCGGGAATTTGCAATGGCTGTATTTCTACTTCATCTTCCTTAATTGTTGCAATATGTACTTCTGCTATATCTTCCGATGTTTCACCATTTTCAACATTAATTTCCGcaatttcgtttatattttcTGCTAACTTAATATTTTCGTCTTCTGATTCAATGACTACTTTATTTTGCAAATGTTCTTTAACTTCGTTAGTATCTTCATTGTCACTTGAATTCTTCAACTTGGATTTATTCTTATCTCCAACCGTTTTACGGTTTTTCCTTCCTCGCTTTCGTGACACACGACCCACTTTGGCCGGTGTCCATCTCGGTTGTTGCTCTTCCGTATTAGTTTCCTCCTCTTCCTTATCCTTATTAATTTCATCTCCTACCTTTGATACAGATCTTAATTGACGTTTACAACTCACAATGTCTTCATATTCTTGTACGGGTTTAATGCTTTTGCGGCTGCTGCGTCTAGGAGTCTGCAACAATGTATTGTTTCTTCCTACACTAGGCGATTCAAATTGTCTCTCCACATTGTTGTTGGATTTTGGTGTTTGCGGAACTTTATTTTCCTTCGCAGTATCCATTTCTATGTCACTATCGTCTTCTTGGGTTATTATCAGCGGATTGCGACGCGACGACCTCCGGCACTGGCTTTTGGATGAGCCTTCAGCTTTGGATTCCTGTAAAGCTGCAATTAAGAAAACATTTAAACTTTTTCTAGAGCTCATTATTTAACATCGCACTTACAGAtactcatattatttttatataatttaaataagagTTTAAAAACTAGAAAGTTATGACTTTTTTAGACGCTTCTTTTCAACTTCAAATTGAAATACAGTTTGTTGCGGATTGTTTGAAAAATTGCTGAATTCATTTTCAATCAGAATTCAGCAACCAATTGGAATTGAAAGAGTTGCCAGCACAACCACAaagaaatgatttatttattattagcctttattacttttattggcaaatttcaaaaattaactattaaaaatttattattttaataccttGACTCCACCAGCAATATGGCttttcaaaaaagtatcaactgaataaaaatattggttCTTCATTCAATATGAATATTACTACTTAAGCGTTGGCAACTTAGGTTATGTTTTTCTGCTGAATTCATTCCATAAggtaatttattttacttgggCTGCCACTTCGTTTTACCTGGTGCTGTGTGAACTTCTTGTGTtgtctgaaaataaatattgtgttttCTGGTAACTCTACAAGTGGTTTAGAAATTAGAACGGCCCAAAAATTGCACATAGTAGTTTTTGGGCagagaaatttcattttcattaatggAATTACGTGCAAATTATGTGAGGAATATGAATTGGTGTTCTTAAttggtaatttaattaaattatatgagttttataacaaataaagtTAAGTGGTGAGTGTGTTACAGAATGTGATTAAATTAACATTGTATGCTCGGAAAAGACCTTGAACATAAAGTAAACAAATCTCTGTTAGCATAGATAACAGTACAAAGCAATTTTCCTAATTAACTAAATACATTAGATCAGTGCTATAATGAACATAAATTTGCTAAAATGTGAGAATTAAATAGAACGTGTGCATATAACGTTTGGTGCGAAAAGTATTCACTTAGTGCTAGTAGCAATAGATATATTTTAGATAATTAGAACGATAAGCATCTTGCGTGCGTGATTAGTCATGATTCCCTTGTAAATGCTTTGATTGTATATTTTCagcaatatttacaatatacgTAATCTCCAACAACTTTACATCGTGCTGCAATGGGCAAAGATCAAGAGCTGTTGGAGGCAGCACGCATCGGAAATATTGCTGTTGTAGGCAAAATACTTGAGCAGATTTCGAAACGTAACAGTGGGCCATTCTCAAGGttggttaaaataaacaaactttCTTACGCGTATGTgcttaatataaaatcaaatttaatttttttagttttcggcGTAGCCCATGCATCAATAGTCAAGATGTAAATGGCTATACGCCACTACATCACGCATGTTTAAATGGACACGGTAATATTGTGCGACTGCTATTGATGCAAAATGCTGCGCCCGATATGCCGGATATACGTGGATCAACACCCTTATATTTAGCAGCTTGGGCTGGTCATGATGAGATAGTAAAACAGCTCTTGCTGCACACACCAAAAGCAGCAAATCCAAATGCACAGGTTGGTAGAAACTTTCTTCTAGAGTCAAATTagcaaattaaatgcaaaatgaaaatttgccTCCACTTTCCAGACTATCGACAATGAGACACCATTGCATTGTGCCGCACAACATGGCCATAATACAGTGCTAGCCATTTTACTTGCCTATGGTGCTGATCCAACTGTGCGCAATAATAGTTTTCAAACTGCATTAGATCTAGCCGCGCAATTCGGCCGATTACAAGCAGTACAAACCTTAATACGCACACATCCTGAATTGTTAGCACCATATCGTTCAACTGGTAGCCGAACGCCTACAACTTCAGCTATTGAATCTACGCCGTACACAATTTCACCTTCAACACatttattcacacacacatgcttgcATTTAGCTAGTCGTAACGGCCATAAAAAAGTAGTGGAAGCACTCTTAGCCGCCGGTGTCGATGTAAACATTATGACTAATTCGGGCACTGCCCTTCACGAGGCTGCACTTTGTGGCAAGAAGGCTGTGGTCAATGTGCTGCTACAAGCTGGTGTTAATCCAAATGCTACCGACGGCTCAGGGCATACAGCACTAGATTTGCTCAAGGATTATCCACCACATGTAACTTACGAAATCGTATGCGCAATAAAAGGTACGTTGTACGATCCGAgcgtattttttattgtaaaagaaaaaacaacaaatttgctaatttttggTTAGATTTTTATAAAGACGCCTCGAATGGTACACACTTTAAGCCAATAAACGAGCTGAGCGACGGTGACGAGCATGAGCGTAGCGATAGTTCCATCTCGCCAGTGCCAAATCTAGCCTTCGAACGAAGGCAGAACGATGCAAAAGTCAGTGCTATTGCACACAAGGAATTTTTAATGCCAAAGACGTAAGACTGGGAACGAATGAATGGCTCATTTGTGTATTGTAATTCACACACTCAGAATGCTCCATTTGCTGCACCCATTGTCCACGATCATTAATCATAAACGTGACACAGACTTGTCATTAAACAGCTACTCGTATCCTTATCGCTTAAGATGCAACCCAGCACTAGAATCAATATTAGTATGATATTAACTATTGTGATTAGCGAAGCtttatactattattattattataaatattattattatttacatacatatacataataccTACTTATAACTACCCTATCATGCATATAAATGGAAAGCATTTATTTACAACTAACCAAAGTTCTGTATGTGTCTagcattgtaaaaaatatattatgcatAACTGTTTACCTAAAAATCATCTGCAACTATGCGACttttaaatgtacatacatatttatatacatatttattttgcatcaATCCATTTGCGTTTCTGTGCTTGGTGATTCACACAATTCATACAATCTAATTCACCTGTTGCgttcacaacaaaaacaacaaacaaattggcTTTCTAACAGAAATTTTAGTCATACGTAAGTGCCTGTCGTAAACTTATAGTGTTAAACGCTTCTACAATCAGGACAAATgtgaaattgtaaattgtttactttattattgttgtaacatTGCAATTGGAGTTGCCATTTCATCGTCTCTGCTCATCCTGCTAATATTATCTTGTATTTATGCCACGCTGCCACTTGTTGTGCGGCTTACAGTTTCCTCCCGTACGTGGCCAACGtgccacacacatatataaatcgTAGTTTTATTTATCTCATATATTCACGAATGAATGTATGTAATGAGTGTAACAAAAGCCGCATTAACACTAATTATGAGatgttatatatgtaatattctCTTGTAGTGTGAAACCAAATAGACTTTCTGTTTCGATGAGTTCTCTCGAGCAGACCTGCAAGCCGCAATCTAACTATTTACCAATGAAACCGATTCTTTGGCAAAACTCCCATACAGACATTGCGCCTGCTTTTTGTCCAGACGGCCGCAATGTTGTGGCTGCCTTTTCAGCAGTAGAGAAACAGCGATCACTGTTTAGTGTTTTCAATACTCAACACCGCACCCGTAGTCCCAGCGGCCCGAGTAGATATGGTGGCCATGCGCAAATGACGCACAAAACAAACGAAAGTGTTCCATTGACCCGAACCGGTTCGGCGCATGAACTCCATGGTCTTAATACGAAACGTATGTCcactttaacatttttattgatattatttggcactcattttaaaaaatctaCACATTAGGCGCTATTAACGCCAACACCCGCAATCGTTGCGTGGATGAGTATGTAGAGATGACTGACCCAAATTGTTTTACACGCTCCTCGCCAAATGTTACAGCGCCCGTTCATTTACAAAAATCGCATTCGTCCAGCACGCATGTGTCTACACGACAGCGTGGTGTTGATGAGTTTGTAAAAGTGTCTAATTTAAACACTTTTACAAGCGTCGCCAATAACACTACACTACCGAAAAAACCCATACCAAGTCCACGTTCCATAAAGACCAACGACTATGCCAATATTAATCACATGTTAACCAcatcaaattcaaatattaatcGCACGTATGCGGCGGAATCGTTATCACCAACCATGCCtcaaaagtaagtaaaataacatcacgttgttttgttgttgtgcaccaGTTACACCGCATACTCACATAATCAGGTGTATATTACAGACCGCAGGACCAAAGCCCAACACCACCACCGGCGCCGCAGCCAATAAGCAAGCTATCGCCCGCAAAAGATGCGAACAATAATTGCCATAATATTAACGATAAGAAACACTCGCCGACACCCGATTTTCCGCCACCGTCGGTTACACAGGCGGAGCATACAATACTCGAATTTATGCGACCTACCAGCGTCCATAACAAGCGTAAATCATTGGGGCTGAAACATCATCAACCACATCCAGATTTAGAATCCTTCATTGTGGAAGCAATAAATCAATTTGAGCTGCCAGATTCTCCATTGAGCTCACGTGTTTCAGATTGTGTGGAGGAGTTTGTGGGTGACGCGCCTTTTGCAGGTGAGTTTCAGTTTAGTTCcacgaaataaaatataaactctgtgattataaaatatcaaatttcctCTCCATATAGGTCTTTTTAAAGGTTCCACTTTAAATTTGGCGTTGGATGTCAAGGAGGATGGTTCCGCCGTTAAACGTGCTTCTAGTGGCTTACGCTCACCGAGTTTGGTGCGCTCGATAAAACCGCTGCCACCCAAACGAAATATTTCGCAGTCGCGAAAATCTGTTGATAACGAAAATTTCAATGCTGCCCAAGTGTGGGCAGAGATTGATACAATACTAGAAAGTATTGGTAATGAGGTCAATGAACAGTCGCAAAAAATATTGGAACTCAATAAAAGCAACACCTTGAACAACAAGGATTCATTGCAAATACGTAGGCCAGCTGCTTTGTGTTTGGGTAATAACGATGATTGTGCAAACAACTGGTGCCATTCGCCAAATACACTTATTTTTGGACAAATACTCTACACAGTATATGTAAGTCGCACGCGATTTAATTGTACAAACAATTTAAGGTAATTTGTCTCCTTTTTTCAGTATCTAGGGTCCACTGTTATACGTGAATTGCATGGTACTACGTCCACGCGAAAAtccatattaaaatttaaacgaaatgcCACTCCACTGCCGGTAGTTAAGGAGCGCGAATCGAACCTATTGAAGGATTGCAATAATTTAACCAAAATGCTCAAAGAGTCTAATCAAGATACGCGCCTAAAAGTTGGTCTTGCTGTGTCCTGTGCTGGtgttaagtttttaaataccgAAAATAGTGtaagtttttcaattattaatggcatgcttttaagaaaaataattaatcacgTATATTTTAAGTCCACCATTTGTACGCACGATATCGAAAACATCAATTGCGTGTGCCAGGATGCTGAGGACCTGCGTTATTTTGCTTATATTACTAAAGAAGAAGATATGCATTACTGTCACGTTTTTATGGTGGATAATTTGGTATAAAGctgttttatacatttatattattttttattactattatttatcaTTTCAGGAATTATCGCATGAGATAATTTTGACGTTGGGAGAGGCTTTTGAAGTTGCATATCAGTTAGCTTTAAGCAAAGACGATGTCGCACCGTTTTCTAATAATTCATCGTCTATGGAAAATATAGCCGAGGTTTAGTTTGACCTATAACTAACTGCtaactataatttttaattctatttcattttgtattcaACCACTAGTCGTTGGTCTTTATAATGTAAAACTGTATTAATGATGGTATTTAAAGCCTACAAGGTTTTGTTTATCGCATTTTTTACGATTCTTGCAAGATCGTACGTCGCTTTTcgagttttgttaatttttaatgttttaatacaaacttgttatttatgaaaaaaatcgcatatcttttattttgtttactataGTTCGTTAGTTAATGTCCGGAAACTCAATCAGTACATCCTGCGcagaatttaaagaaatatatttcgaatttgACCTATTTACGGCAATTAGGTATGACGTTCGAAATATAACAACACCGATTCCTTTGTAAAACAATTATATTCATATTCCGTATGATTTCAGTATATAACTATTATGAAaactatacatattttaattatatatgaattattcaaatttacaGCCAGTTCAGCTTACCACCTTtcgcaaaaaattttaattaaagttacCACAGTATGGCAACATTGACATTTCAGCAGAAATGCACCCCTGTCATTGTTTGACATACGGCATTTCGCCGTCAGgtgtgaaaattatattttcacattattgaagaaataacaatttgttttattttgtggatattgttaaaaaatcgcTGATATTATCCGAAAAGGCAGAAATGGAAAAGTCGAAGGCGAAAGTTACGACAGAGGATATTGCTGATGGCGAAGGTAAGCTGGTGTGCATTTACATTAGATGGTACGCTTCCATGTGCAGGGTGAGGCCGACAGGCTATTTAGCacgttttttatttacaagaaaatgtttggATTTCTTACAAATCAAGTCAAAATGTTTCACACAGTTTGAAAGTTTGCAGTGTACTCAGTTATTTTTAGACTGTTAAGCTGTTACAAGCAACAacgtaaagaaaaaataataattttaagacaAAAATCCTAGTTCTTGATAAGGTATGAGATTTGTAGTTTTCTagttaatacaataaaattcattGTATTGCATTTACAGTTGCTGGCATCAAAAATGATGGTTTTACTAAAGGAACTGTTGATGGTGAACCGAAAAGCAAAGTAGCAAAGCTTAGCTCAGCAGAAAATATCAAAGCTGACCTAACACTTAATCATTCATACACAACACCAACATTTACAGCGCAGCTAAAGGCAGAATGGAGCTCACAAGAGAAACAAGACTTTCACGATGTGACAACGGATGTTAAAGTTTTTAAAGATCCCTTTCAAGTATGCCTGCTACCCGATCTgctacaaaacaaaattacttgTCGACAACTTGTTGACGAAATGGTGCAGAAAGTGCAATGGTCACGCAAACAAATGGATTTGTACGAATTCTATCAAAGTACAGACTTGTCTAATATGGCTAGTTGTAAATTATTAACAAGTTTCTTACAAATGCTAAGACGCACCGTGCGACCGTGGCTAGAGGCTTTGACAGGCCTAAAATTAGATTATGTTTCTGCGTCTT
This genomic interval carries:
- the LOC105220712 gene encoding uncharacterized protein LOC105220712 isoform X2; the protein is MGKDQELLEAARIGNIAVVGKILEQISKRNSGPFSSFRRSPCINSQDVNGYTPLHHACLNGHGNIVRLLLMQNAAPDMPDIRGSTPLYLAAWAGHDEIVKQLLLHTPKAANPNAQTIDNETPLHCAAQHGHNTVLAILLAYGADPTVRNNSFQTALDLAAQFGRLQAVQTLIRTHPELLAPYRSTGSRTPTTSAIESTPYTISPSTHLFTHTCLHLASRNGHKKVVEALLAAGVDVNIMTNSGTALHEAALCGKKAVVNVLLQAGVNPNATDGSGHTALDLLKDYPPHVTYEIVCAIKDASNGTHFKPINELSDGDEHERSDSSISPVPNLAFERRQNDAKVSAIAHKEFLMPKTVKPNRLSVSMSSLEQTCKPQSNYLPMKPILWQNSHTDIAPAFCPDGRNVVAAFSAVEKQRSLFSVFNTQHRTRSPSGPSRYGGHAQMTHKTNESVPLTRTGSAHELHGLNTKRAINANTRNRCVDEYVEMTDPNCFTRSSPNVTAPVHLQKSHSSSTHVSTRQRGVDEFVKVSNLNTFTSVANNTTLPKKPIPSPRSIKTNDYANINHMLTTSNSNINRTYAAESLSPTMPQKPQDQSPTPPPAPQPISKLSPAKDANNNCHNINDKKHSPTPDFPPPSVTQAEHTILEFMRPTSVHNKRKSLGLKHHQPHPDLESFIVEAINQFELPDSPLSSRVSDCVEEFVGDAPFAGLFKGSTLNLALDVKEDGSAVKRASSGLRSPSLVRSIKPLPPKRNISQSRKSVDNENFNAAQVWAEIDTILESIGNEVNEQSQKILELNKSNTLNNKDSLQIRRPAALCLGNNDDCANNWCHSPNTLIFGQILYTVYYLGSTVIRELHGTTSTRKSILKFKRNATPLPVVKERESNLLKDCNNLTKMLKESNQDTRLKVGLAVSCAGVKFLNTENSSTICTHDIENINCVCQDAEDLRYFAYITKEEDMHYCHVFMVDNLELSHEIILTLGEAFEVAYQLALSKDDVAPFSNNSSSMENIAEV
- the LOC105220712 gene encoding ankyrin repeat and SAM domain-containing protein 1A isoform X3, which produces MGKDQELLEAARIGNIAVVGKILEQISKRNSGPFSSFRRSPCINSQDVNGYTPLHHACLNGHGNIVRLLLMQNAAPDMPDIRGSTPLYLAAWAGHDEIVKQLLLHTPKAANPNAQTIDNETPLHCAAQHGHNTVLAILLAYGADPTVRNNSFQTALDLAAQFGRLQAVQTLIRTHPELLAPYRSTGSRTPTTSAIESTPYTISPSTHLFTHTCLHLASRNGHKKVVEALLAAGVDVNIMTNSGTALHEAALCGKKAVVNVLLQAGVNPNATDGSGHTALDLLKDYPPHVTYEIVCAIKDFYKDASNGTHFKPINELSDGDEHERSDSSISPVPNLAFERRQNDAKVSAIAHKEFLMPKTPQDQSPTPPPAPQPISKLSPAKDANNNCHNINDKKHSPTPDFPPPSVTQAEHTILEFMRPTSVHNKRKSLGLKHHQPHPDLESFIVEAINQFELPDSPLSSRVSDCVEEFVGDAPFAGLFKGSTLNLALDVKEDGSAVKRASSGLRSPSLVRSIKPLPPKRNISQSRKSVDNENFNAAQVWAEIDTILESIGNEVNEQSQKILELNKSNTLNNKDSLQIRRPAALCLGNNDDCANNWCHSPNTLIFGQILYTVYYLGSTVIRELHGTTSTRKSILKFKRNATPLPVVKERESNLLKDCNNLTKMLKESNQDTRLKVGLAVSCAGVKFLNTENSSTICTHDIENINCVCQDAEDLRYFAYITKEEDMHYCHVFMVDNLELSHEIILTLGEAFEVAYQLALSKDDVAPFSNNSSSMENIAEV
- the LOC105220712 gene encoding uncharacterized protein LOC105220712 isoform X1, encoding MGKDQELLEAARIGNIAVVGKILEQISKRNSGPFSSFRRSPCINSQDVNGYTPLHHACLNGHGNIVRLLLMQNAAPDMPDIRGSTPLYLAAWAGHDEIVKQLLLHTPKAANPNAQTIDNETPLHCAAQHGHNTVLAILLAYGADPTVRNNSFQTALDLAAQFGRLQAVQTLIRTHPELLAPYRSTGSRTPTTSAIESTPYTISPSTHLFTHTCLHLASRNGHKKVVEALLAAGVDVNIMTNSGTALHEAALCGKKAVVNVLLQAGVNPNATDGSGHTALDLLKDYPPHVTYEIVCAIKDFYKDASNGTHFKPINELSDGDEHERSDSSISPVPNLAFERRQNDAKVSAIAHKEFLMPKTVKPNRLSVSMSSLEQTCKPQSNYLPMKPILWQNSHTDIAPAFCPDGRNVVAAFSAVEKQRSLFSVFNTQHRTRSPSGPSRYGGHAQMTHKTNESVPLTRTGSAHELHGLNTKRAINANTRNRCVDEYVEMTDPNCFTRSSPNVTAPVHLQKSHSSSTHVSTRQRGVDEFVKVSNLNTFTSVANNTTLPKKPIPSPRSIKTNDYANINHMLTTSNSNINRTYAAESLSPTMPQKPQDQSPTPPPAPQPISKLSPAKDANNNCHNINDKKHSPTPDFPPPSVTQAEHTILEFMRPTSVHNKRKSLGLKHHQPHPDLESFIVEAINQFELPDSPLSSRVSDCVEEFVGDAPFAGLFKGSTLNLALDVKEDGSAVKRASSGLRSPSLVRSIKPLPPKRNISQSRKSVDNENFNAAQVWAEIDTILESIGNEVNEQSQKILELNKSNTLNNKDSLQIRRPAALCLGNNDDCANNWCHSPNTLIFGQILYTVYYLGSTVIRELHGTTSTRKSILKFKRNATPLPVVKERESNLLKDCNNLTKMLKESNQDTRLKVGLAVSCAGVKFLNTENSSTICTHDIENINCVCQDAEDLRYFAYITKEEDMHYCHVFMVDNLELSHEIILTLGEAFEVAYQLALSKDDVAPFSNNSSSMENIAEV